The DNA sequence CACCACGTACAGCTTGCCGTTGGCCACGGCATATCCAGGATTGCAACGGGCTTGGGTCATGGGATCGACTTCGATCCAAGCATCCACTTCCGGATCGTACATTTCCACTGTGGATGTGTAGCCTCCGTCCAGCATCCCGCCGAGGGCATAGATCTTGTTCTCAAGGGCGATTAGTGCCACGGATGACCGCGTGTAGGTCATCTTGGATACAGGGACCCATTCTCGATCCGAGGGCGGGAGGTCAAAGTCCATTCGGAAGATCTCGTCCGTGGCGGCAGTATTTTGTTGGCCCTCGCCTCCAACGATGTAGATTTGTCGGCCCAGAGAAGCCATGCCGAACGAAAATGAGAGACCCGGCAGAGGACTAGAAGCTTCCCAAGTGTCTTCCACCAAATCGTAAAGGAAGCCGTTTTCGCAATGGAAAGGTTCGTTGTGTTGGGTGTAGCCGGAGCCCCCCGCGAAATAGAGATGTGTGTTGCCCACGGGACTCACTGAATAATGCATCAGGGCATCCACATGCTCATGGATGAGCGAGGGGAAGTCTTTAACGGTGAACTCAATGTGGTCGCCGTAGAAATTGATGAGAAAGAACGAGCGGGTTCGGTAGGGCATGGCCACGAGAACCACCGACGAATATCGAGGTCGAGAGGCCATGGATAGCTCTTTCAGATTCTGCATCTTGTCCAGTAGCGTGGAACTCACTACGGGCACCTCGGTTTCCTTGAGGACTCGGAGAAGATATTTGGTGGAGATGAGTTCAAAGCGGATGTGTTGGGACAACTCCGGGAACAACCCCAGTCGGTCATTATGTCGACACCACCGCAACATGGCTTCCAGCACAATCTCTTCCGTGACTGTGCGAAGTCGCCCATGGGATAGAAATTTGACTAGATCCTCTTTCTCGAGTTCCACAAAGGCTTGCGTGTCCACAAATTGAGCAAAGTGGTATCGAATGAATTTCTCCACCGCCTCGATCAACCTCGGACAATTGAATACACTCCCCACTTCTCGTATATCCAAATATGTATCAAACGTGATGTGTTCTTCAATCACCTTCAAGGTCTGGTTCTTGACCGCGGACAAGCCGAACAAATCCGCCGCCCGGATCAAGTCGATCACGTTCAAATGCGAGATTTGAACTTGTCCGGAATAGATATACTGAATCAATTGCTCTACTGCCTCGGCTTTGATGCCCAAATCTCCCTTGGGATCAATGGCAATCCGAGAGCTTTGACTCTCCCCGAATCCACCTGCTCTAAACATGCCCCTAAAGTACCCGGAACAACTCGCCAATACCAACTTATGGGCAGCAATCTCCCCTCCTTCCACTACCAGCGTTACATCACACATTTCATGGGCATTCCGCATTTGTCGGAGAAGCTCGCGGAACACTCCATCCGTCAAATGATTCTCAGCCGTCACTTCCTGAGCATGGAGAACCAGGATTTTGCCCGTAGTGGAACCTGCGGACCCTGCCGAACGAAGACTACCACTACCAGCACTGCCATTAGAAGAGGTCGACGACATGATGTGGAAACCAGCGTAGAGATCACAAGGAGGACGAACTTAGAGACTTATATTGTCTAGTGGATAGGCTTTGctctcattttgttccatttgtagGACAGGAATCAGAAGATTTTTGTCTGGTGCAAAAACTTCACAGAACACTTCAGTGAACGCGAGCAAAGGGTGACGGAGAGATGTGTGGAGGAATGACGATGATATTTAAcacgattcttttttttgtggctAGATCTTGGATGCAACGTGAGGATAGATAGGGGATTAGAAAGCGGAGTTTTGGTGGGTGTGTAAGGTGATTATGGTCTTATAAGAAGCATTAACTTCGACTCCATTGTTTGTACTTGGGATCTTTTTAACAAAGAATCAGTTGACAAAGGCTAGATGACAATAATATGTGTAATTTGATCATTTGTGATTTTATAAGATACAAATGTACCAAAGCAAGCTACTGTCAAGACCATCATTGTTAAAAATGACTGATTCGTTTGGATGTAACATTTAGGTTCCCTTATGTTAGcattttaaattcattttgattatctAGGGAAGCATCTCCCCATACTTTTAACAAAATAAATATCCTCCTAATATCTCCCATAGAACGCACAGATTCTAGATTTTCCTCAAGAGTAAATCAATACCCCCTATTAATCAGAGATAGATAGTATTAACAGAACTGAAGCGATTTTGTCGCAGTATTTTCCCTCTCTGTTTAATATTTTCACTTCGACTATTCATATTCGACCTTACAACCAAAGCAGTATTCAGTCACACTATGGTTACCGCTTGATATGATATCACTTCAAACCCAAATCCGTTTCCGGACGTGCTAAAATGACCTCGAATCCATTTCCAAATATTCCAGATCGTATTTCCCCCAACGTATCCCCCTCATTCTTACCAAATCAACCTTTGGGATCGTCCCTTCATAACCTGGAATTTGAAGATGAGGATTTGGATGAGGATCAACTTATTGTGGCCTTGCACCTTGGTCAAGGGCGTTTAGGAGGAGCCTCTTACTCTTCGGATTCAGCCTCTCTCTCCGTTCTGAGCGATGTGACCGAGATGGGACCCGAGTTCCAACTCACCCAATCCTTGATGACCCAAGTGGGATCTATATTCAATGGCTTGTTCGAATGATTGTTGAATGCACAGGGCGGTCTTTTATGTTTGCAGGTGCGACCTGTTAAGGTTTTGGTGGGTGCCCGACAAAACGCTGAGTTTTTGGACCGAGTACGGGAGATTTGCGGCTTGGAAGCTCACCATCAGTCTAATGTATATAATCTAGGAGAGAGGGGCGATTCAGTTGAAGATGTTTTATCCACTCCTGGAGGTGATATCTCATCTTCTATTATCACTGCGGGTCGTAAGTTGAAAGGGTTGGAATTTTAAGCAAGTATTCGTTCAATTGCAAAGGAATGAATTTTTCCAGTGTCCACACTTATTACAAGAGATGCCGCGTTGACTAATGTGGAGCTAATATACCTGAACAGCAAGGATTTTGACTATGAATCTTGCCATCGGCGCGTTTCGGCTATTGAAATCCATCAGTTCATGCAACCAAATCGAGATGAGTCCGCAGAGCAAGATCGGATGCTGCACCTGCACAatctcattgatttcaaaagtgaaaatgcGATTCGATCTGCTGGAGCCCTGCTCAAATACTTAGACTTGAACCTGGGGCCTGAAGTGCCCAAAAAGAGGGCCAAGAAGCACATCGAGGAACCCGTCCCGACATTCATTCTTTCCATCAGGCCTTTGACAATTGAGAATATTTTGTCTTTGGATGAAACTACTTTCACTGCCTTGCAAATCTTCAATGCAGATTCACGGGCTTCCGGAAGCAAAGCTGGGAGCTGGAATAAAAAGCGAGAAGGACTGAGCCTCTTCAGCGTTTTGAATCGTTGTAAATCTGTTCTCGGCAGCAAATACCTTCGTCACATGTGCCGATGTCCTACCCGAAATCTGAACTTGATTCAAAATCGACAAGAAGTGATCTCGTTCTTGGCCAGTCCCGGTCAAGGGGAACTGGTCAAAGCTCTCCAAGGTTGCCTCACCTTGGTGAAGAATGTCCCcaaattgctcaaaggtttAGTGTCCACTCAAGCTAGCgtgaaaacttggaaaagtttGAAGAAATCGCTGCAAGGTGGTTTAATGTTGATCGAGGTCTGCGGTCAAGTACGCAACCCAGTCAACATCTTTCGCAAGATCAGCGATACTCCCAAGCAAGCCCTGTATGAAATCGCTAGCTTCATTGACCGCATCCTGGACATGGAGATGTCCGAGGAAAGACAAAAATTCACTGTCAATTCCGGAATCGATGAGGATCTGGACGACATGAGGCGATTGCACAATGGACTTCCCGATTTACTCTTGCAGATCGCCCAGAAAGAAATCATAGAT is a window from the Tigriopus californicus strain San Diego chromosome 2, Tcal_SD_v2.1, whole genome shotgun sequence genome containing:
- the LOC131892981 gene encoding kelch-like protein diablo, giving the protein MSSTSSNGSAGSGSLRSAGSAGSTTGKILVLHAQEVTAENHLTDGVFRELLRQMRNAHEMCDVTLVVEGGEIAAHKLVLASCSGYFRGMFRAGGFGESQSSRIAIDPKGDLGIKAEAVEQLIQYIYSGQVQISHLNVIDLIRAADLFGLSAVKNQTLKVIEEHITFDTYLDIREVGSVFNCPRLIEAVEKFIRYHFAQFVDTQAFVELEKEDLVKFLSHGRLRTVTEEIVLEAMLRWCRHNDRLGLFPELSQHIRFELISTKYLLRVLKETEVPVVSSTLLDKMQNLKELSMASRPRYSSVVLVAMPYRTRSFFLINFYGDHIEFTVKDFPSLIHEHVDALMHYSVSPVGNTHLYFAGGSGYTQHNEPFHCENGFLYDLVEDTWEASSPLPGLSFSFGMASLGRQIYIVGGEGQQNTAATDEIFRMDFDLPPSDREWVPVSKMTYTRSSVALIALENKIYALGGMLDGGYTSTVEMYDPEVDAWIEVDPMTQARCNPGYAVANGKLYVVGGLGDNLLAPPGPGALKTAEVYDPDSDSWSTLPDMYFSRHSPAVAFVNNKLFVFGGGSPSPLLRPGPERTIECFDFDRHEWFVLQAKIPGRSNAIYVSAFFSQIYS
- the LOC131892979 gene encoding mutS protein homolog 5-like, translated to MTSNPFPNIPDRISPNVSPSFLPNQPLGSSLHNLEFEDEDLDEDQLIVALHLGQGRLGGASYSSDSASLSVLSDVTEMGPEFQLTQSLMTQVRPVKVLVGARQNAEFLDRVREICGLEAHHQSNVYNLGERGDSVEDVLSTPGGDISSSIITAGLSTLITRDAALTNVELIYLNSKDFDYESCHRRVSAIEIHQFMQPNRDESAEQDRMLHLHNLIDFKSENAIRSAGALLKYLDLNLGPEVPKKRAKKHIEEPVPTFILSIRPLTIENILSLDETTFTALQIFNADSRASGSKAGSWNKKREGLSLFSVLNRCKSVLGSKYLRHMCRCPTRNLNLIQNRQEVISFLASPGQGELVKALQGCLTLVKNVPKLLKGLVSTQASVKTWKSLKKSLQGGLMLIEVCGQVRNPVNIFRKISDTPKQALYEIASFIDRILDMEMSEERQKFTVNSGIDEDLDDMRRLHNGLPDLLLQIAQKEIIDLPDFMTECTMIYAPQIGYLLAVQPWQDDLDEDDLWVQDLEFMFLANGVPHYKSRRCVELDEYFGDTATKISEKETSIMVQLIDFILKRTEDVLAITRYAAVLDCLMSLAIVAGELGWKRPQVMPPGTSDLKVANGRHPLQDICSSTFVPNHVFMDSKVRAMILTGPNACGKSVYLKQIGLIVYLAHMGSYVPADQAVIPLMDRIYSRIQTVESISLGLSSFMVDVNQMSLCLRSATPNSLILVDEFGKGTSETDGLALLAATLDHLATQNPFLLVTTHFQSIKSCLQDVSKFHFFTFDHKMDENDRLVYLYRLKPGLCSSSMACYVARDAGIEERIVRRSREIANCVAEGTPIKAAPLIYNFQLCESLAENFINLDLEDRSSVEAFFDDLQSNKLW